The window TCGGCGACGCCGACACCGTCCGCGCCCGGATCGACGCCTACGCCGAGGCCGGTCTCGACGAGATAGCCCTGGTCCCGGCCACGGCCGGCGACCCGGCGGGGGAGCGCACCCTCACCGCGCTCAAGCCGACATGACGAGGCGCGCCGCCCGTCACACGAGGCGGCGCGCCCCTCCGCTGTCCGGCCGGGTCAGCCGCCGTAGGCGCCCGAGGCCGTCAGACGCAGTGCCGTGTCGATCAGCGGCACATGGCTGAACGCCTGCGGGAAGTTGCCCACCTGGCGCTGGAGGTGCGGGTCCCACTCCTCGGCCAGCAGACCGAGGTCGTTGCGCAGGGCCAGAAGCTTCTCGAACAGCTTGCGGGCCTCGTCGACGCGGCCGATCATCGCCAGGTCGTCGGCCATCCAGAACGAGCAGGCGAGGAACGCGCCCTCGTCGCCGGGCAGACCGTCGACGCCCGCGTTGTCGCCCTCCGTCGGGTAGCGCAGGATGAAGCCGTCCGGCGTGGACAGCTCCCGCTGGATCGCCTCGATGGTGCCGATGACGCGCTTGTCGTCCGGCGGCAGGAAGCCCATCTGCGGGATCAGCAGCAGCGAGGCGTCCAGCTCCTTCGAGCCGTACGACTGCGTGAAGGTGTTGCGCTCCTTGTCGTACCCCTTCTCGCACACGTCCCGGTGGATGTCGTCGCGCAGTTCCCGCCACCGCTCCAGCGGGCCGTCGGCGTCGCCGGACTCGATCAGCTTGATCGTGCGGTCGACGGCGACCCAGGCCATCACCTTGGAGTGCACGAAGTGGCGGCGCGGGCCGCGCACCTCCCAGATGCCCTCGTCCGGCTCCTGCCAGTGGTCCTCCAGGTAGCGGATCAGCTTCAGCTGGAGCAGCGAGGCGTAGTCGTTGCGCGCGAGGCCCGTCATATGGGCCAGGTGCAGGGCCTCGGTGACCTCGCCGTACACATCCAGCTGGAGCTGGTGGGCCGCGCCGTTGCCGACCCGGACCGGGGCGGAGTTCTCGTAGCCCGGCAGCCAGTCCAGCTCGGCCTCGCCCAGCTCGCGCTCGCCGGCGATGCCGTACATGATCTGCAGGTTCTCCGGGTCGCCCGCGACCGCCCGCAGCAGCCACTCGCGCCAGGCGCGGGCCTCCTCGCGGTAGCCGGTGCGCAGCAGCGAGGACAGGGTGATCGCCGCGTCGCGCAGCCAGGTGTAGCGGTAGTCCCAGTTGCGGACGCCGCCGATGTCCTCCGGCAGGGAGGTGGTGGGCGCGGCGACGATGCCGCCGGTCGGGGCGTACGTCAGGGCCTTCAGCGTGATCAGCGAGCGGATCACGGCCTCGCGGTAGGGGCCGTGGTACGTACAGTGGTCGACCCACTCGCGCCAGAAGTCCTCCGTCGCCTCCAGCGACTGCTCCGGCTCGGGCAGCGGCGGCGGCTCCTTGTGCGAGGGCTGCCAGGAGATCGTGAACGCGATCCGGTCACCGGGAGCGACCGTGAAGTCCGCGTACGTCGTCAGCGACTTGCCGTAGGTCTCGGCGGATGTGTCGAACCACACGGAGTCGGGGCCCGCCACGGCCACCGTGCGCCCGTCGTGCTTGTGCACCCACGGCACCACCCGGCCGTAGGAGAAACGCATCCGGAGCTCCGAGCGCATCGGCACCCGGCCCGAGACGCCCTCCACGATCCGGATCAGCTGCGGGGCGCCGTCACGCGGCGGCATGAAGTCGGTCACCCGGACCGTGCCCCGCTGGGTGTCCCACTCGGACTCCAGCACCAGCGAGTCACCGCGGTAGCTGCGCCGGGCGGCGGTGGGTGGCTGCTGGTCGGAGGCGTACGCGGGGCCGAGCCGCCAGAAGCCGTGCTCCTCGGTGCCCAGCAGGCCGGCGAAGATGGCGTGCGAGTCGAAGCGGGGCAGGCACAGCCAGTCGACCGTCCCGTCCCGGCAGACCAGGGCAGCGGTCTGCATGTCTCCGATGAGTGCGTAGTCTTCGATGCGCCCGGCCACGTGCAACTCCAGTCGAACGGCCACGTCACCCCACGAGGGGGCTGTCGCTAGTGCGGTCAAGGGGGGTTTCAGCAGGTCTTGCAATGCGTCGTTGAGCTGTGAAGCAAAACAGGTCACTCAGCCGTGACGCAAAGCGCCAATTCTTGCTCAACGAACTGACGAGCTCACGTTGTTCCGGCGCTCACGGGCGGTGGGTGGTGCCGTTCGGGCCGGGCGGGCTCGGCAGCGAGTGTCCGAGCAGGATACGACGCACGCAGATGATCTGTGTGCCGCTCCGGACAAGGCGGGTACGCCGAACGAGTGAGCAACGGGTGAGAGACCGGTAACGGTGATCGCCTCCGTGTCGGTGTGTGTGCGGAGCGTGGCCGGAAGCCATCGCCCCGAGGCGCTGATACGCTGGTAGCCCGTGGACCGGTGGGCCCGTAAACCCCCGAACCGCAGCGACGGCGACCCCCGGAGAAGCCTCCGGCAGTCAGCCGCACCGCACCCCCAGACCGCGACCACGGGAGCCCCGTCTTGGCCATGCCGCCCGCCGCTTTTCGTAATTCGACGACCAAGCACATCTTCGTCACCGGGGGTGTCGCCTCCTCGCTCGGCAAGGGCCTGACGGCCTCCAGCCTCGGCATGCTGCTCAAGGCCCGCGGTCTGCGCGTCGTGATGCAGAAGCTCGACCCGTACCTGAACGTGGACCCGGGCACGATGAACCCCTTCCAGCACGGTGAGGTGTTCGTCACCAACGACGGCGCCGAGACCGACCTGGACATCGGCCACTACGAGCGCTTCCTCGACCGCGACCTCGACGGTTCCGCCAACGTCACCACCGGTCAGGTGTACAACACCGTGATCGCCAAGGAGCGGCGCGGCGAGTACCTGGGTGACACCGTGCAGGTCATCCCGCACATCACCAACGAGATCAAGCACCGCATCCGCCGCATGGCGACGGACGAGGTCGACGTCGTGATCACCGAGGTCGGCGGCACGGTCGGCGACATCGAGTCGCTGCCGTTCCTGGAGACCGTCCGCCAGGTCCGGCACGAGGTCGGCCGCGACAACGTCTTCGTCGTCCATATCTCGCTCCTGCCCTACATCGGCCCCTCGGGTGAGTTGAAGACGAAGCCCACCCAGCACTCGGTTGCGGCCCTGCGCAACATCGGTATCCAGCCGGACGCGATCGTGCTGCGCTGCGACCGCGAGGTGCCCACCGCGATCAAGCGGAAGATCTCGCTGATGTGCGACGTCGACGAGGCCGCCGTCGTCGCCTGCCCCGACGCCCGCTCGATCTACGACATCCCGAAGACCGTGCACGGCGAGGGCCTGGACGCCTACGTCGTCCGCAAGCTGGACCTGCCGTTCCGGGACGTCGACTGGACCACCTGGGACGACCTGCTCGACCGCGTCCACAACCCCGACCACGAGATCACCCTCGCCCTGGTCGGCAAGTACATCGACCTGCCCGACGCCTATCTGTCGGTCACCGAGGCGCTGCGCGCCGGCGGCTTCGCCAACCGGGCCCGCGTGAAGATCAAGTGGGTCACCTCCGACGACTGCAAGACCCCGGCGGGCGCGGCCCAGCAGCTCGGCGACGTCGACGGCGTCTGCATCCCCGGCGGCTTCGGCGACCGGGGTGTGCTCGGCAAGGTCGGCGCGATCAAGTACGCCCGCGAGAACAAGATCCCGCTGCTCGGCCTCTGTCTCGGCCTGCAGTGCATCGTGATCGAGGCCGCGCGCAACCTGGTCGACATCCAGGACGCCAACTCCACCGAGTTCGACCCCGCCACCGGCCACCCCGTCATCTCCACCATGGCCGAGCAGCTCGACATCGTCGCCGGTGACGGCGACATGGGCGGCACCATGCGGCTGGGCATGTACCCGGCCAAGCTGGCCGAGGGCTCGATCGTGCGCGAGGTGTACGACGGC of the Streptomyces koelreuteriae genome contains:
- a CDS encoding glycoside hydrolase family 15 protein, whose translation is MAGRIEDYALIGDMQTAALVCRDGTVDWLCLPRFDSHAIFAGLLGTEEHGFWRLGPAYASDQQPPTAARRSYRGDSLVLESEWDTQRGTVRVTDFMPPRDGAPQLIRIVEGVSGRVPMRSELRMRFSYGRVVPWVHKHDGRTVAVAGPDSVWFDTSAETYGKSLTTYADFTVAPGDRIAFTISWQPSHKEPPPLPEPEQSLEATEDFWREWVDHCTYHGPYREAVIRSLITLKALTYAPTGGIVAAPTTSLPEDIGGVRNWDYRYTWLRDAAITLSSLLRTGYREEARAWREWLLRAVAGDPENLQIMYGIAGERELGEAELDWLPGYENSAPVRVGNGAAHQLQLDVYGEVTEALHLAHMTGLARNDYASLLQLKLIRYLEDHWQEPDEGIWEVRGPRRHFVHSKVMAWVAVDRTIKLIESGDADGPLERWRELRDDIHRDVCEKGYDKERNTFTQSYGSKELDASLLLIPQMGFLPPDDKRVIGTIEAIQRELSTPDGFILRYPTEGDNAGVDGLPGDEGAFLACSFWMADDLAMIGRVDEARKLFEKLLALRNDLGLLAEEWDPHLQRQVGNFPQAFSHVPLIDTALRLTASGAYGG
- a CDS encoding CTP synthase; its protein translation is MPPAAFRNSTTKHIFVTGGVASSLGKGLTASSLGMLLKARGLRVVMQKLDPYLNVDPGTMNPFQHGEVFVTNDGAETDLDIGHYERFLDRDLDGSANVTTGQVYNTVIAKERRGEYLGDTVQVIPHITNEIKHRIRRMATDEVDVVITEVGGTVGDIESLPFLETVRQVRHEVGRDNVFVVHISLLPYIGPSGELKTKPTQHSVAALRNIGIQPDAIVLRCDREVPTAIKRKISLMCDVDEAAVVACPDARSIYDIPKTVHGEGLDAYVVRKLDLPFRDVDWTTWDDLLDRVHNPDHEITLALVGKYIDLPDAYLSVTEALRAGGFANRARVKIKWVTSDDCKTPAGAAQQLGDVDGVCIPGGFGDRGVLGKVGAIKYARENKIPLLGLCLGLQCIVIEAARNLVDIQDANSTEFDPATGHPVISTMAEQLDIVAGDGDMGGTMRLGMYPAKLAEGSIVREVYDGKEYVEERHRHRYEVNNSYRAELEKKAGIQFSGTSPDGKLVEYVEYPRDVHPYLVATQAHPELRSRPTRPHPLFAGLVKASVERKTSK